A stretch of DNA from Malus sylvestris chromosome 9, drMalSylv7.2, whole genome shotgun sequence:
tcacaaattcaagAATATTTCAATTAGTTTGGCAAAATTCTGTTCAATCTGATCTCAGTAGGTTTCATTTTCAACTAGGGTCCATGCCTTGAAGTCCCTAGAGCATCTGCCTCACTAGCTAATTTGTGCTATTGATTGTGTTAGATTCAAGGCAGTTAATTCGGAATGATCTGTAGACGTTGTATGTTAACGGAGTCATAtttacatggtatcaaagcattTCTATATAGATTGATTATAAACTATACGATTCTTGGGTTTGTAGTTAAAATAAGGGCCAACTacggggggtgtattcaattgggattttaagatattttaattcttttaatgaatctaggggtattcaatcaggattttaagtgattctctgaaattctagatgtattcaattagaattttaagatagtttattaaaatccttagaaatccagcggtattcaattaagattttaaagaagtttataacattccaggtgtattcaattagaaattgattttaaagaatttgagaaagttgaggaattagagtgaattggagagatttcgtagtgtattttaagcatccacaaatctcatctcttcccatgagatttcgagggaatttaattaaaattttatatggaatctctacaaatcaattaaactccataaaaatccacgGATTTatataaatcaattaaaatctctcacattcttaattgaatacattcCCCGTACCCTCTCTACGTTTGGGTGATTTTCAAATTGGGCCACGAAATTCCAATTTTCTCATATTGCTTCTCATAGTTGTGAAATTGTGGCAATTTACACCTTTTGTCTATGgaattatttaaattttcattaaattgaTAACATGGTGAGCATGAAACTCGTAAGTGGTTGATATGTAAGCCATTTACAccatattgacaaaaaaaattcatcatttTAATGAATAATTAGACATTCAAATATACAAAAGTTGTATATTGatataattttaaaatcttaGGGGACAagttgagaaaattaaaacctcATGGCCCATTTTAAAAATCACCTCAAACCTTAAGGGTGTAAATTGTGATTAGCCCTTGATTTAATTAAGAGAATTTACCTTAATATTcaaagtcttaggttcgatttccTCTCTCACACTATTATTGGTAtcgaaataaagaaagaaaaaaactacaaggattctctttaaaaaaaaaaggatgtttTAACCCCCGTATCTACTTTTCAATTAACCTTATAAACTTTTCCATACTCTCACATCCCATATTTTCTACATACACCTACGTACACCCCACATCAACTTCCTATTCCGTAATTATTTGATCGTTGTCCTATGTGTTTCAATTCTTAACTGCACATTTTTGTAGCAAATGTTGGCATCTTGTTCATGATCTGCCAAACCCGAATACAGATTTCATGTTGCTCACACATCAGGGCATCAGGTCTAACCATCTAGAAGCTAAACATTTCGATACACTAAATATCCAAGACTCAATAATTAATCTTCACTTCTATCAAGGCAATCGCGAATAAAGCTTCCCACTGCATCACCTCAATATAAGCTTCCTCAGGAAGTTACCATGGCCATCATTTACCGCATTGTTTACGTAAATTGATGGCTGCATAATAACACTGAAAACGGAATAGCATGAGaactcatcaaccaaaaccaggAGGCACATCAGGGTCCTCATCACTACCATCACGTGCCTCTTATATAATTAACCAAGAATTCTTTACAAAGTTACAAAGAAACAATAAGGGGGCAATAATAAAACTCCTATTCTTCAAATGATACAAGAAAATTTCTCGTCTCCTATCTAATTAATTTGACCTCAACTTGCCTACCTTCTTGGATTTCCTAGTTCATATACCTGCTTCAAACGCACATATAAAATGATATGCATGCATGAACGCAATGTTGAACACCACCTATATTTCCGTTAATCCGTATAATACAGTAGTGGCAATGTGGTATACTCAATTATATGAACTAACTCTCTTCACAAAACATTCAAGGCCCATATTTTGTTAATCTTTTTGCCTAACTCTTTGTCGCCAGTTCTGAATTACCCAATAAAGACTATGTGCACTTTGAACTGACTTGAGACTTGATACCTACAAAGAATTGAACTCAAAAAGATCCTAACACAACTCCCAAAAATTCTTTCCCAACAACTCAACTCATTCTTTCATCATGAGTAGTTCACAAATAATTTCTTCAAATAATTCATAAGCTTACATATTAATACTACATGTTTGCCTTTAGCCGTTAGGGCCAAGTCTGGGGTGTGGTcacttttatgaactaaatataggctttttagccaaaatgatccctCAGATTTGCATAACTTCTCATTTTGGTTCCTAATATTTGAAATAGATAgaattgaaaaatctccataaaataagagtaaaatgacaaaaataccctcaattttggTCAAATTATTTTGGCATatgatttattaaattgagggtaattttatcattttggtccttacttaacataatttttcacctaaggaccaaaatgattgatggtggacaatctcagagaccacttcaattgatttcaaatatcaaggaccaaagtgaggagttgtgcaaatctcatggactattttagctaaaaagccctaaatatatatgtatatttacttGAACTATAGTTTTTTAACAAGGGTAAGAAAATTTTactcatacaaaaaaaaaaagttacacctAATTaggggggacataaaccttgCCTTTCTTGAAAAGGGGACATAAACTTTACCCCTCTTAAAAATGaatacaagaaaaaaatggGAGGGGGACATAGGACCAAACCCCTCTAagccccagtttggggttgaggtgattttaaaaaaagctcctatgaaaaaaagctgggagtgtttttggtgtttggtaaacttaaaaaaaatggcttattttggaagctgctgtgagaataagctgaaatcaaaggaaaaagctaaagctgcaatttgtagctttggaaaactggttttttttcaaagcacatagaactacagtgctcctttaatgaaaagatccactatcagactgtttttttttttcaaaagcacttttacaaaaaagtttaccaaacactctgctgatttatttcacagccgcttattctcacagcacagccgcttattctcacagcagctttttttcaaagcacagcaataccaaaccagccctaaaatAAAACCTTAAAGGTAAGACCATGCAAGATAAgctacaaaacaaaatgaaaatccaaaagGATTAGGTAAAAAGAAAATCATACATCAAGAAGGGGAAAGAAACCTTTAGGCCGACATGTTGAAGAAATTTAAATTCGGAAAGGAAGATCCCTTCGAATGAGTGTCATGCCAAACAAGTAAAGGCAAGAGAAGCCCTAAATTAGGTAATTTGTCAGCAACTTCATTCCCTTCTCAAAATGTATGAGAGCAATGGAAAACCATGTGCTGCAACTGGGATATACTGTTTTTCCAATGGGTCTGGAGTACCAAAGGAggagaaaaataaccaaaagcAAAGAAAGATATCACACTAAAAGAGTCACTTTCTAGCCATAAAATTTTCGAATCACGTGCATAAGCCAACTCCACAACAAGGATTAAGCATGAAACTTCGCATAGAAAGAAGTATGATGCCCCAAGCTCAGGGAGAAACCACCAAAAAAATAACTTGCTGAATCTCAAAAAACCAACAACAAATTGTAGGGCTTGGGTTAACTTTAGTAAGACCATCTGATTCACTTTGACATTACTCAGGAACTATAGAAGGAGCTTTACAAGACTCAGTTGAGATTCTAGAAGAAGCTATAAGTTGCTTATCCACATACAGGACCAGGAATGAAAATTCGAACCTACCTAATCCAAGCTAAAGTAGAACAACAAAGGCTTGAAAAGGAATGAGACTTACTATCAAACTTATTTTATTACGTATCTTTCAAATAgccattaataaaaaataaaataaaatcctaatgTTGGCCAATATATTGCAGAGTTGTCGAGAAAACTACTTTGACACGTAAGCAagcaaaaaatccaaaaatcaacccgtacctattggtgacacataatttagtttgcaaatttagtctccataGCATTATCATTTTCCATTTACGggttgatttttggattttttgctTGCTTACGTGTCAAAGTAGTTTTCTCCACAACTCGCAATATATTGGCCAACattaggtttttattttatgcttaagtaataaatcaatcataaactttcatgttttttaattttcaaaatttagtatCTAAAttaagtctccctaacattacccaatGAAAAAATAATGCCAAACCACGAACTAATGAATTGAGTCACCACCAAACCACGAATATGAAATTAGGGATGAGTGAAAGAAGAATGAGTCCTACTCGTACGAATAATCTAATACTACTAGTGGTGCGACCCATTcattaaaattgaattaaagATATGGGCGTGGGCACAGTGGGCAGtgactttcaattttttttttaaattttattatttccctaaattcatctGATTtctcttaatgtaaataatattgtttgcttataaaaaagattaagaaaaaaaaagtttcaaacCCGAACGCATGAATTGAAACTCACCACTATATCTACTAAGATATGGTAGTGACTTTCATCactattaattatttcaattggGGTAGTGTTATCCAcatatctatttttatttttcacacacatttctcaattttcaaccgtcggatctaatgaactaaaaaataTCAATGGCTAAAATTTAACAAAGTGTTTGAATAACACCAAACACTATCCTTTAATTTAGTGTTTAAGTAGTCGTTCTTATCTTGATGAATTGTATAACCTAATTCTTAAGCCGACATTAAGATTTCTTATATATACCATTTTTGGGATTCATGTGGATCATAAGTGGAATGAAATGGAGCCTGGTCATGCTCATGGTAGAATTTTTCATGATTATACTCATGGTAGATGCTGAATTTTTTATGATTATAATCCAAACACTATTCTTTAATTTAGTGTTTAAGTAGTCGTTCTTATCTTGATGAATTGTATAACCTAATTCTTAAGCCGACCTTAAGATTTCTTATACCATTTTTGGGATTCATATGGATCATAAGTGGAATGAAATGGAGCCTGGTCATACTCACGGTAGGTGCTGAATTTTTTATGATTATACTCATGGTAGATGCTGAAATTTTTATGATTATAATATGGATGCTGAAATTTATGGGCTTGCTAGGCCACTACTTATCACCGTCGATATCAACCTAACTTTCATTTACTAGTATTACATGTTTAAGATTTTAGCACAAAAGGTTTCATTTCTAATTTTAGAGAATCACACatttatatgttcaaaaatgtCAATTAGACACAAAACTGGCAACACTGTGATACACTCTCTAATACAAGAGCATTTTGTATGTAATGTGAATAATTTTGTGTGTAAGTAGTCCAATTTTCGAGAAGAGCTTTTCTAATGTATTCAGGCACACCCTCGTATATCAATCATTTCGCACACTCAATTACtaatatgtgaaataatatgtTATGCGACAAATATTTGTACACCAAATTTTCTCGTTTCAAGAAGGGGATTTTCCATTAATAATGCTAGGTAGATTAATTTTTTAGTCTAAATTTATAAACTATGTAATGTGTCacaaataagaaataagcacgttaataaatatttaaataataattcaatcaatcatcaataaccaaatcatataatttacaaaatataatttaaatagaagatcttcctagcattactaTTCACATGATTACAAGTTTTATATTCTCCATGCTGATCATTATAAAATGTGCAACTGGATTGAAAATATACCTGTCTCTTTCGTTACCAGTCCTCTCCCTATAATTATCTTcaagaggtattcatcaatttcccccctgaacttgtgactattggccaatttcccccctcaactttaattttggccaatttccccctcaactctcataattagtcaatttcccccctcaactttaatttggccaatttccccctcaactctcataatttgtcaatttgcaccctactgttaattttttaatttgatcataattaaacaagtgtgtgtaagaaactaaataagatgtatgttaatcattttcctatgtctttatcctattacaaatagattaaaatttagaattttacaatttatcatagatagtattattagtcataataaatcagTATGGAGTAATTTTGTTTGAGTTTTTACTATACAAATTTGATAACGAAAATGATTGATGTGTacatttttgtatgtaaatacaattttctttataaaagtgaAAGCTAAGTTCAAGTAAATTGCGGAGAATTGAGTTTTAGTGCAAAAATGGCTAGTCAATTCATAATTATCAACTCCTTATTAAGAATAAccaattttattgaaataggtctgatccatgagtttaggattattatttcttcttctacatgctttaaacccgattcataactttttcttataatcaacccatatcacatactaattgtattatgtttttgtacattttacccTATATTATGCAGGTgaatttatgttaattttagtactttgttggaagttattagaaagattgaaagaaaaaaaaaaaaatagatggaaaattaaaaaaatttaacggAAGGgggcaaattgactaattatgagagttgaggggggaaattggccaaattaaagttgaagggggaaattgactaattatgagagttgaagggggaaattggccaaaattaaatttgaggggggaaattggccaatgaTCACAAGTTTAGGGGGGGAATTGATAAATACCTCTATCTTCAATATCATACAACTTTTGttctttaaattattatttattttgcactaaaataaaaaaatgaaatcttAATGAAACACtcatggtattgttcatttttaacgtTGAGAACACTTTTACTCActtttgatactattcacttgcaacattttttattagcttgtttaaaattcaaaattttctaacaattttaattaatttttctataaaGAAGCCAATAAACTAGGGACAAACAGaataataaaagtaaaaacaagcCAAAACCTCTCGGCCTCAGGTGGTCCTCCCTTGATTTATCTGCTCTCTTTCTAGtgtttaaacaaaaacaatttaccAACTATGGGGAAATCTAAGCCAAAACCTCTCGGCCTCAGGTGGTCCTCCCTTGATTTATCTGCTCTCTTTCTAGtgtttaaacaaaaacaatttaccAACTATGGGGAAATCTATGTATTTATATTCCCCTCTGAGTCTCTTAGTGGAGGGGATTAAACTTATATATTTCCAACTTGGGTTTTTCACTTTGCAATGAATCCCTTGACCTTCCTTGTTTTAGTGGGAACAGAATTATCATAGTTCATAGTGCTCATTATCCTCAAAACTCAACCCAGTTTCTAAGGAATTAAATtcctctgtttttcttttccagCAGATCCGAGTTATTCTTACACCGAGCAGCAATGGAGTACTGGGACTTCGAGGACAGCGACCTTGCTGCTCTGGTGGGGTCCAGTATCTCACAACCCCAGATGGAGCATCGACCAGCTGAATCACTAGGATTGGAGGAGGACCCAGTGAAGCTCTCATCGTCCGGAAGGCTTAGTGGTAGTAACAATGGAGGTGATCAACTGAAATTTCTATGCCTGGTCGACGGTTGCAGGGCAGACCTCAGCCGTTGTCGGGAATATCATCGGCGGCACAGAGTCTGCGAGCTCCACTCCAAGGCCCCTGTTGTCGTCGTCAGGGGCGAACAGAAGCGATTCTGCCAGCAGTGCAGCAGGTGCataatatatgtacacacacacacacacacatatatatgaacAGTGATTAATATACACGcgcgcacacacatatatacgaACAGTTCACCATGCTTAATTAATAGTTTTTGGTAAGAATAGTCTAATTGTTTTATTTAAATCCGATAGTAAGAGTAGGTTTTATATTGCTTCTGCAAAGGCTAAAACTTCAAAGTATTTTTGAACAATTGAAAACTTATCGTATAAATACTTCATAGAAAGGCACTGGAATGTTAATAATAAATTCTACATGTTTGTAACAAGAGCACTTTTAGCATAAGTGCTTTATACAAAAACAGTTTCAAACAAGTCCTAATGTAGTTGGTTCAAGGCTTAAAGCTACTTCCCATCCGATGAATTATCTTTCTAAAATGAATAATCTCCGGTGTTTTCGTTGTTTTATGTATCTTGCCCGGCGAGTTTTATGGACAATTGATTAacaaagagtttttttttttttttttatcagtttGAATCACAATATTTAGATATGATTGTAGATTCCATTCTCTGGTGGACTTTGATAAGGTGAAGAGAAGCTGCAGAAAACGTCTCAATGGACACAACCAGCGCCGGCGGAAACCTAAACCGGAATCCTTCTACTTCAGTTCCCACTTCTTCTTCTCCACATACCAAGGTATGGAGTCTATGCACCAAATCACTTGAATTGTTTAATTAGGACTAAGTAACTATATTTTTGTTGCAGTCTTCAGTCTTGATAGATATTTTCCGAACTGGATTTATTTTGCTAAATTGTGATTAACTCTTGGTTTAGAACCAAAAATGGAATTGAGACTTGAGAGAGTACATTTGTCTTTAAGAGTACTGACACACCGTTCTAATAAAAGAACAAATTATTGGTATCATTGTCACcaacaaaacaaatagaaatgaATTGATGGATTTTTATCAATATCCCCTACAATATCTATTGACAGACGTCCTGTATGGAgactttttatattttcattcgTTTGGTAGTCATCTATATTGATTATTGTCTTGCGTGTAAAATTATCAGAGACCCATTTCAAACAACACTGATATTGtccttaatttattaattaccaCCTACACAGTCCTACAGATGtgagattttatcacaaaaagctTCGATGTTAAATTATCAGAGAGATGGGTCATCGGCCCACTTCaaacaacaccgatattatcCTTAACTTGTTAATTATCACCTGCACAATCCGACAGGTGtgagattttatcacaaaaaacttCGGTGTTAGATAAAGTGGGGTTagaatatttaaactcttctttttttctttctatggCCGATGTGAGATATTTCAACATCATGGGATTGTTATTTATGCCTCTCTATTTCTTAACGTTCAGGTCCCAGGATCCTGCAATTTAGTATTCCACGAGTATGTGCAACAACTAATGTGAGATGTATCTGGCCTGTTAAGGACAAAAAAGGAGCAGAATCCATGCGTTctaaccaccaccaccagtgGTTGTCCGCAACTGACGAACGAAGTCATCCCAATTCCTTCAACGGCGGAGGAGAtaaacaatttattttcttgcaAGCTAATGATCCTAAAGCCGCTGCAGGCAACCGAGCAGCCCCTCAAGCTTCCATGTGCCAGCAGCAGACGTTTCCAACAACCGTTGCTGCTGCCTCACCAAAAAGCACAAAGAGTTGTGCCCTCTATCTTCTGTCATCTCATCCAACACAAAATTCAGTGAGTGGGCCAGACCACTTGGCTCAGTCCACTGTCACCACTACTCATCCATGCTCACATGATGTGGAGGACAGGCCTGTAAATCCAGAAATGATGTTTCCAATGCGCCCTGATTGCTTTTGGGACAACTGAGCGCAAATGCTTCCGATTTTATTGGAGTAGCTTGTGTTTTTGATACTTTACTAGTTTCTCTGATGTTGATTGAACAACTAATCTGGGACTAGTCAACCGTAGAAAACTCCCCCAACCATTTGAATGTTTTGAAGTATTTGTGTTTTATGGAAACGAACAATTATGTTTCTTCCATTTGATTTCCAAACTTGGAGATGAAAAGTTAGTATGATTTGTGCTTGATTATATCAATATATAATCAAATAAAGTCTGAAGAGTGAGACGGATGATATCAGGAGTTTTAACACCCACTTGTTTTCTACATGACTACCGTGTTTATTTTTAgtatttgaattgaataaattagaaaaaaatcAAGTGACATAAATaaattcgacaaaaaaaaaagtgatagaAATAAACAAGAGTGGCTAGAAGGATAAGAGAGTAGTGCCGAAATTATTTCCCATGACATACATTCTATTAGAGTTTCCTCTCTTATAATAGACAACAATATAAGCCCATGGTTGAGGAAGGAATTCAAAGAGTTATCGACACTAAGCTAAGGCATCATCTTGAAACTCGGATGAAGTTTGAAGGCAATTGCTCCCAAACAATCCCAACTATAGTAAAATTAATCATTATTTGTTCGAATCGATTCCCAACATAAAATGACCAGATTCCCAACATAAAATGACCAAATTAAGATGATGGCCGAATTCTAACATGTGTTATCACGTGACGAAAAAGATAAAGAAATAAGATATAACATTGGATACATTCAAGAATTCGTCGTGATATAGAGTTGAGCTCATGATGCCAATTAGTGTGCTTAAAATGTACCTGATTGAATATTTTGCCTCAAAGTTTGACATTAATTAGAAAATCACCATTTTAGACTTTTAATACTGATTTATGAATATTTTCTGCATGGGTTTCGCTCCCTTCTTCAATAAAAGAAGCCAACATTTCAAAGTTCCAAGCATTCTCTTACCCAAAGCCATTATTTCAGTATCTTCCTCTCTATCATACATATAATGATTTGGTGGAATGATGACAATGATGCTGGCATGGTTCAATCAAACAAAAGTTCTTGATGGTTAATTGATCGGGTCATTAATCTAATTGAACCGTGCCAATATCATCTTCAATCTCACCGCACTTCACGTATCtccccaataaaaaaaaacctcatcAACCAACAACTTTATTAGAAAACACAAACATGCTGCACATAATGTGTACACACTACACATAGATAGTCCTCCCATTGTGTGTATCTAAGTTCTAACTTCTTGTTGTGGCCTTTTCTTCTCTGTGGAATACATTGGGCTTCATCAATTTTAATTACGAACTCAGACAGAAAACCCAGGATGGGAAAAGGGCGAAAGCCCAAAACTCAGACAAAATGGACTCTCCTTTAGTCAGCTAGTGTTGTCTAATTTTAGTAACTCGCACACTGGTAAGACCATTGTGGGTCCAGTGAAAACGGAATCATATGAGTTTCATCCTATTGTGAAAGGTGTCTTTTGAATAACATCTTCTCGGTCGACACCCAAAATCAAGTTTTTCTCGCTTCCATGCTAATATAGAagaatttgagtaaattaagATGAGATCCTATCTTGGGGACAATTCATGTTGTCACGGCCCTTGGATTGGGATTAGTCGAATTCCTTGACAATTGAGACCCCCAAAAAGTGGAAAAGAAATCTCTGTTGTCATGTTAAAGTAATCAGTCTTATGGTTCTTCATTATTTGTGTATGGTCTTTTTTTCCTAGGTGCTCATTTTGTATAGCCTTTTAGTTTAATCTTTCTATTCAGTGGGTGTGGTTATTGGCAAGAAATTATTGAATCCATCGTTTGGGCtcataataaattaaaagttGCTCTTATTATTCAG
This window harbors:
- the LOC126582015 gene encoding squamosa promoter-binding-like protein 18 isoform X1: MGKSKPKPLGLRSELFLHRAAMEYWDFEDSDLAALVGSSISQPQMEHRPAESLGLEEDPVKLSSSGRLSGSNNGGDQLKFLCLVDGCRADLSRCREYHRRHRVCELHSKAPVVVVRGEQKRFCQQCSRFHSLVDFDKVKRSCRKRLNGHNQRRRKPKPESFYFSSHFFFSTYQGPRILQFSIPRVCATTNVRCIWPVKDKKGAESMRSNHHHQWLSATDERSHPNSFNGGGDKQFIFLQANDPKAAAGNRAAPQASMCQQQTFPTTVAAASPKSTKSCALYLLSSHPTQNSVSGPDHLAQSTVTTTHPCSHDVEDRPVNPEMMFPMRPDCFWDN
- the LOC126582015 gene encoding squamosa promoter-binding-like protein 18 isoform X2, which encodes MEYWDFEDSDLAALVGSSISQPQMEHRPAESLGLEEDPVKLSSSGRLSGSNNGGDQLKFLCLVDGCRADLSRCREYHRRHRVCELHSKAPVVVVRGEQKRFCQQCSRFHSLVDFDKVKRSCRKRLNGHNQRRRKPKPESFYFSSHFFFSTYQGPRILQFSIPRVCATTNVRCIWPVKDKKGAESMRSNHHHQWLSATDERSHPNSFNGGGDKQFIFLQANDPKAAAGNRAAPQASMCQQQTFPTTVAAASPKSTKSCALYLLSSHPTQNSVSGPDHLAQSTVTTTHPCSHDVEDRPVNPEMMFPMRPDCFWDN